In the Passer domesticus isolate bPasDom1 chromosome 4, bPasDom1.hap1, whole genome shotgun sequence genome, one interval contains:
- the HOPX gene encoding homeodomain-only protein isoform X1 has protein sequence MPLGRELSPAAARGHSWGRGGVPGPIALPQEEMAMEKPVIPTEEQLEILEYHFCKVNKHPDPTTLCLIAAETGLSEEQTLKWFKQRLAEWRKSEGLPSESGSVRD, from the exons ATGCCTTTGGGAAGGGAGttgagccctgctgcagccagaggccaCAGCTGGGGCCGTGGGGGAG TGCCTGGCCCCATAGCCCTGCCTCAGGAGGAGATGGCCATGGAAAAGCCAGTGATTCccactgaggagcagctggagatcCTGGAATACCACTTCTGCAAGGTGAATAAGCATCCTGACCCCACCACACTGTGCCTCATCGCTGCTGAGACCGGGCTCTCCGAGGAGCAGACTCTG AAATGGTTCAAGCAGCGCCTGGCGGAGTGGAGGAAGTCTGAAGGGCTGCCCTCAGAAAGTGGGTCTGTCAGGGACTAG
- the HOPX gene encoding homeodomain-only protein isoform X2, whose protein sequence is MAMEKPVIPTEEQLEILEYHFCKVNKHPDPTTLCLIAAETGLSEEQTLKWFKQRLAEWRKSEGLPSESGSVRD, encoded by the exons ATGGCCATGGAAAAGCCAGTGATTCccactgaggagcagctggagatcCTGGAATACCACTTCTGCAAGGTGAATAAGCATCCTGACCCCACCACACTGTGCCTCATCGCTGCTGAGACCGGGCTCTCCGAGGAGCAGACTCTG AAATGGTTCAAGCAGCGCCTGGCGGAGTGGAGGAAGTCTGAAGGGCTGCCCTCAGAAAGTGGGTCTGTCAGGGACTAG